AAGGAAACGGAGACAATTCATGAAAGCGCCAGGCGTGAGCTTGAAGAAGAAACCGGCGTTGCCGATGTGCATATTGAGTATTTTAATGTGTACAGCACACCAGGTCGGGACCCAAGAGGCTGGATTATCTCCCATGCCTACCTAGCGCTTGTGAACGAAAAGCTGCTTGATAAGCGCAAGGCGGCAGATGATGCAGCGGATGTTCGTTTGTTTCCGGTCAAGACAGCTCTTTCTATGGATTTGGCTTTTGATCATCGAATGATCTTGCAGGATGCTCTGTATCGAATCCAGCAGAAGATGCTTACCACAACCATTGCTAGGGAATTTTTGCCCGAGGAGTTTACGATCAGTGAGCTGTATCAGGTTCTTCAAACGGTCGTGCCGGAATTCGAAGAGAAGAATTTCATTCGCAAGATTACTTCAACCCAGAGCAGAGAAGGGCTTATCGAAGAAGTGCGCGGCAGCAGCGGCGAGCTGCTAGCCTCGAACCGCTACTCACAGCGTGCTGCACAGTTGTATC
This genomic window from Paenibacillus hexagrammi contains:
- a CDS encoding NUDIX domain-containing protein; its protein translation is MNQPTNQTNYDSRSYRTPDGAPADIVIFTITTSDKNTVKKSLPHRELQVLLIERKQWPFQGQWALPGGFSKETETIHESARRELEEETGVADVHIEYFNVYSTPGRDPRGWIISHAYLALVNEKLLDKRKAADDAADVRLFPVKTALSMDLAFDHRMILQDALYRIQQKMLTTTIAREFLPEEFTISELYQVLQTVVPEFEEKNFIRKITSTQSREGLIEEVRGSSGELLASNRYSQRAAQLYRFTGYEPRLSIYS